A portion of the Edaphobacter lichenicola genome contains these proteins:
- a CDS encoding cytochrome P450, with amino-acid sequence MTTPPPTLEAPPEERTAVTPPGEWHMPPGLKRSLQFYAFKPWVKLGNPILLFEYLLKTYGNIAWYRFLGTPIIFVNDPDYIREILVTQSASFVKERTVRRMKVLLGEGLITSDDPIHMRQRKIAAPAFHRQRIAAYGDQIVACAAHQRETWQPGEHVDIAAASMQLSLEIVARTLFNTEVTADIRSINDEVNTIMGLYNFIVSFPRIESVLHMPIPGIVKFRRSKARLDAVVDRLIREHREAAARGEPDKGDLLSMLLSSKYESEDATQQIGMSDEQVRDEVLTIFLAGYETVANGLTWTWYLLSQNPDIEAKLHAELDAVLGTGAQQRLPTLADYPALRYTEQIFAESMRLYPPAWAMGRMSSKPITLGPYRIPPGAHFFFSQYIMGRDPQFFPDPLRFDPDRFTPENKASRPKFTYFPFGGGSRQCIGESFAWMEGVFSIATLAQRWRMRYLGTTPPTVQAKITLRPRDPLMMQLNPR; translated from the coding sequence ATGACCACGCCTCCCCCTACCCTCGAAGCCCCACCAGAGGAGCGCACTGCAGTCACCCCACCCGGCGAGTGGCACATGCCGCCGGGCCTCAAACGCTCCCTGCAGTTCTACGCCTTCAAACCCTGGGTCAAACTCGGCAATCCCATCCTTCTCTTCGAGTATCTCCTCAAGACCTACGGCAACATCGCCTGGTACCGTTTCCTCGGCACGCCCATCATCTTCGTCAATGACCCCGACTACATCCGCGAGATCCTCGTCACCCAGTCCGCCAGCTTCGTCAAGGAGCGCACCGTCCGCCGCATGAAGGTTCTGCTCGGCGAAGGCCTCATCACCTCTGACGACCCCATCCACATGCGCCAGCGCAAGATCGCCGCACCAGCCTTCCACCGCCAGCGCATCGCAGCCTACGGAGACCAGATCGTCGCCTGCGCCGCCCACCAGCGCGAAACCTGGCAACCCGGCGAACACGTCGACATCGCCGCCGCCAGCATGCAGTTGTCCTTAGAGATCGTCGCCCGCACCCTCTTCAACACCGAAGTCACCGCCGACATTCGCAGCATCAACGACGAGGTCAACACCATCATGGGCCTCTATAACTTCATCGTCTCCTTCCCCAGAATCGAATCCGTCCTCCACATGCCCATTCCCGGCATCGTGAAGTTTCGCCGATCCAAAGCTCGCCTCGACGCCGTCGTCGACCGCCTCATTCGCGAACACCGCGAAGCAGCCGCCCGCGGAGAGCCCGACAAAGGCGATCTCTTATCCATGCTTCTCTCCAGCAAATACGAGTCCGAAGACGCCACCCAGCAAATCGGCATGTCCGACGAGCAGGTGCGCGACGAAGTCCTCACTATCTTCCTCGCCGGCTACGAGACCGTTGCCAACGGCCTCACCTGGACCTGGTATCTCCTCAGCCAGAACCCCGACATCGAAGCGAAACTCCACGCCGAACTCGATGCTGTCCTCGGCACCGGCGCCCAACAACGCCTTCCCACCCTAGCCGACTACCCTGCGCTCCGCTACACCGAACAGATCTTCGCCGAATCCATGCGCCTCTACCCGCCTGCCTGGGCGATGGGCCGCATGTCCAGTAAGCCCATCACGCTCGGCCCCTACCGCATCCCTCCCGGCGCCCACTTCTTCTTCAGCCAATACATCATGGGTCGCGATCCGCAGTTCTTCCCCGACCCGCTCCGCTTCGACCCCGACCGATTCACCCCAGAAAATAAGGCCTCCCGCCCAAAGTTCACCTACTTCCCCTTCGGAGGCGGCAGTCGTCAATGCATCGGCGAAAGCTTCGCCTGGATGGAAGGTGTCTTCAGCATCGCAACCCTTGCCCAACGCTGGCGCATGCGCTACCTCGGTACAACACCACCCACCGTCCAGGCCAAGATCACCCTCCGCCCTCGCGATCCACTGATGATGCAACTCAACCCACGCTAA
- a CDS encoding CAP domain-containing protein — translation MSFESTETTSDLPHFSLPAANFSGTSHSAPPNPGHSVRKPELHSSKMRSLFLLLALPIMAPFASSQSAPSPAEQTLVQLANQARAAHNLPPLQWDSAIARAARAHDQRMVRESGDLEHQYPGEPDLTARGAQAGAHFTTIAENLARGDDPAQIHQAWMTTPTHRANLLDPNLNAIGIAVVPHQGLLYAVEDFSHRVTVQSFDSLAKRVSQILLEHGIGPAPSNQDAQTTCTMPSGSAGSPKLVVQWDGPDPTFLPDALLRQIATGRYSSAQVGVCASKQPNPQFTTYNVAVLLY, via the coding sequence ATGAGTTTCGAGTCTACCGAAACAACAAGCGATCTCCCACACTTCTCTCTCCCGGCGGCGAACTTTAGTGGTACCTCACACAGCGCGCCTCCAAACCCAGGCCACTCCGTACGCAAACCCGAACTACACTCAAGCAAAATGCGAAGCCTCTTTCTACTCCTCGCGTTGCCGATCATGGCACCCTTCGCATCAAGCCAGAGCGCGCCATCGCCCGCTGAACAAACCCTTGTCCAACTCGCAAATCAAGCCCGCGCCGCACACAATCTGCCTCCCCTTCAGTGGGACAGTGCCATCGCCCGCGCCGCCCGCGCGCATGACCAACGCATGGTCCGCGAGTCTGGCGATCTCGAGCATCAATACCCCGGCGAGCCCGACCTCACCGCTCGCGGAGCACAGGCCGGCGCTCACTTCACCACCATCGCGGAGAACCTCGCGCGCGGCGACGATCCCGCACAGATCCACCAGGCATGGATGACCACTCCGACGCACCGCGCCAATCTTCTCGATCCCAACCTCAACGCAATCGGAATCGCTGTGGTTCCACATCAAGGCCTTCTGTACGCCGTCGAAGACTTCTCCCACCGCGTTACGGTACAGTCCTTCGACTCGCTCGCGAAGCGTGTGTCGCAGATACTTCTCGAGCACGGCATCGGCCCCGCTCCATCCAATCAAGACGCGCAGACAACCTGCACCATGCCGAGTGGTTCAGCAGGCTCTCCAAAACTAGTCGTGCAATGGGACGGCCCGGACCCAACCTTCTTACCCGACGCGCTCCTGCGCCAGATCGCCACCGGCAGATACTCCTCTGCACAGGTCGGAGTCTGCGCTAGCAAGCAGCCCAATCCGCAGTTCACCACCTACAACGTAGCCGTCCTCCTCTACTAA
- a CDS encoding carbohydrate porin: protein MNLTKSMQKSVVLFLMGASTALVGQSTQAVRPPATSVGNQYQPQNEPAIDKPLPEYAQELDSASAALAKVPADPLFKTDPLGFFTRTTDASVNWMEGSAKLRFGATYTFLNQYATVIPDTARRHDQVSGRLDFSGNWDVYDSGSTAGSIGLLVRSGTNIGMSQQFNLNDQMGSGIYLQCLQAGGPQRPITLNILYWRQDFMHKRLSFYVGKIHPNQYISLSFYNNDERSQFLNGENDGNLAIASDGTYAGGGAVDFQITHHLYVHALAIDTEGSQQTAIATLADQKYLEAVEFGWFAGFPGTKYLNIRGILWRDDTKSQGSGHGVGIGFDREFANGWTPFGRYGFATETGTSVRQSASLGVANTHPFSRQGDMFGASFNYVQPTTNTAKRNESLFETFYRVRFTKSIEFGPDLQVSIHPMYAERAYVSTLLNARMRIIF, encoded by the coding sequence GTGAATCTCACGAAGTCCATGCAAAAGTCAGTTGTGCTTTTCTTGATGGGGGCGTCTACAGCTCTTGTTGGGCAGAGTACCCAAGCTGTAAGGCCTCCGGCTACCTCCGTAGGCAATCAGTATCAACCGCAGAATGAGCCCGCGATTGACAAGCCGCTGCCGGAGTACGCACAAGAGTTGGACTCTGCGTCGGCGGCATTGGCGAAGGTGCCGGCTGATCCTCTCTTCAAGACTGATCCGCTGGGTTTTTTCACCAGAACGACAGATGCGAGCGTCAATTGGATGGAGGGTTCTGCGAAGCTTCGATTCGGCGCAACTTACACGTTTCTGAATCAATATGCGACGGTTATTCCAGATACGGCGCGCCGCCACGACCAGGTGAGCGGGCGCCTGGATTTTTCCGGTAACTGGGACGTTTATGACAGCGGAAGCACGGCCGGTTCGATTGGTCTGCTGGTTCGCTCCGGGACAAATATTGGCATGAGCCAGCAGTTCAATCTCAACGACCAGATGGGTTCGGGAATCTATTTGCAGTGCCTGCAGGCTGGTGGGCCGCAGCGTCCGATCACGTTGAATATTCTCTATTGGCGACAAGATTTTATGCACAAGCGGCTGTCGTTTTATGTGGGGAAGATACATCCAAACCAGTACATCAGCCTGAGTTTTTATAACAACGACGAGAGATCCCAGTTCTTGAACGGTGAGAACGATGGCAATCTTGCGATTGCTTCTGATGGGACATATGCCGGCGGTGGAGCGGTGGACTTTCAAATTACGCACCATCTTTACGTGCACGCCTTGGCGATCGATACGGAGGGGTCGCAACAGACTGCGATTGCGACGCTGGCAGACCAGAAATATCTGGAGGCGGTTGAGTTTGGCTGGTTCGCGGGATTTCCCGGGACAAAGTATTTGAATATCCGCGGCATTTTGTGGCGGGATGATACGAAGAGCCAGGGAAGCGGGCATGGTGTGGGGATCGGCTTCGACCGCGAGTTTGCGAATGGATGGACGCCGTTTGGGCGATATGGATTTGCGACAGAGACCGGCACGTCGGTCCGGCAGAGCGCTTCGCTTGGAGTTGCGAACACTCACCCCTTCAGTAGGCAGGGGGATATGTTTGGTGCTTCGTTCAACTACGTTCAGCCGACGACTAACACAGCAAAGCGAAACGAGAGCCTCTTTGAGACGTTCTATCGAGTTCGATTTACCAAGAGCATTGAGTTTGGGCCCGATTTGCAGGTGTCGATTCATCCGATGTATGCAGAGAGGGCATACGTCAGCACTCTACTGAATGCGAGGATGAGGATTATTTTTTGA